The following are encoded in a window of Roseimaritima ulvae genomic DNA:
- a CDS encoding formylglycine-generating enzyme family protein, giving the protein MRYTLACTCCLIAAALNPCHADQPGVVSEKPAEGPFVEVEGGFMVPYTERIPGSDVTFEMIPIPGGTYMMGSPESEDEHKEDEGPQVKINVAPIWVAKTEATWAEYDEYMNLYDTFKEFEAEGIRPVDPSKPADFITAPTNLYEPSHTYEYGKAPEKPAITMTQYAAKQYTKWLSAITGTQYRLPTEAEWEYACRGGTETAYSFGDAADDVDDYAWYFDNAEDGPEPVAQKKPNPFGLYDMHGNVAEWTVDAYTEEGYKALDPAGLTGITAAQWPTETYPCTVRGGSWESDPPELRSAARMGSDDEEWKDEDPNYPRSPWWFTSDPARGVGFRIVRSFTPVDKETQTKFWESITPKEISAIQSRVRGGRGGYGRVDKELPEAIQKWKDGQ; this is encoded by the coding sequence ATGCGATATACGCTTGCCTGCACATGCTGCTTGATTGCGGCTGCCTTGAACCCCTGTCACGCCGACCAGCCCGGTGTGGTTTCCGAAAAACCCGCCGAGGGGCCGTTTGTCGAGGTGGAGGGCGGATTTATGGTGCCCTACACCGAACGTATCCCCGGCAGCGATGTCACGTTTGAAATGATTCCTATTCCCGGTGGCACCTACATGATGGGCAGCCCCGAATCGGAAGATGAACACAAAGAAGACGAAGGCCCGCAGGTCAAAATCAACGTCGCTCCGATCTGGGTCGCCAAGACCGAAGCGACCTGGGCCGAATACGACGAGTACATGAACTTGTACGACACCTTCAAAGAATTCGAAGCCGAGGGCATTCGTCCGGTGGATCCCAGCAAGCCGGCCGACTTCATCACCGCGCCGACCAATCTGTACGAACCCTCGCATACCTACGAATACGGCAAGGCTCCCGAAAAGCCGGCCATCACGATGACCCAGTACGCTGCCAAGCAGTACACCAAATGGCTCAGCGCGATCACCGGCACGCAGTATCGCCTGCCGACCGAAGCGGAGTGGGAATACGCTTGCCGCGGTGGTACGGAAACCGCTTACTCCTTCGGCGATGCGGCGGACGACGTGGATGATTACGCCTGGTACTTCGACAACGCCGAAGACGGTCCCGAACCGGTCGCACAGAAGAAACCCAACCCCTTCGGTCTGTACGACATGCACGGCAACGTGGCCGAATGGACCGTCGATGCCTACACCGAAGAAGGTTATAAAGCGCTCGACCCCGCCGGCCTGACCGGCATCACCGCCGCTCAGTGGCCCACCGAAACCTACCCCTGTACGGTTCGCGGTGGCAGCTGGGAATCGGATCCGCCCGAACTGCGCAGCGCCGCTCGGATGGGATCGGACGATGAGGAATGGAAAGACGAAGACCCCAACTATCCCCGCAGCCCGTGGTGGTTCACCTCCGACCCGGCTCGTGGCGTCGGCTTCCGCATCGTGCGGTCCTTCACTCCCGTTGATAAAGAAACCCAGACCAAGTTCTGGGAATCGATCACGCCCAAAGAGATCAGCGCTATCCAGTCACGCGTCCGCGGTGGCCGCGGCGGATATGGACGAGTCGATAAAGAGCTGCCCGAAGCCATCCAGAAATGGAAAGACGGACAGTAA
- a CDS encoding O-antigen ligase family protein, with the protein MNDLHIPATDVAPSSPLPHRRLRSLPSVWSRTQLLPALSALTLVLAACCNLIDVSGSGLEQVQLSGHVMIKLGISALVAALAVWSLLAVPRVGQILTTPAGLLLLALAAVLMATSAVAIGEVANVSRFAALNFLLSLCFVTACLVCWGADRLAGYVLVGCVAFLLGSWLVYWLVPSVGVYVEHLNPDTAFRRMAGLAHPNGLGRLAMLSVILSLALVRRGHCHRRWLLLIVALGLATAAMAFSRTAILAGAAGLLVLFLDRLPTRRGVLMGLAAMVIGLTGWLAVELTTGSDVLGRLLVATGTKTGHLDELTSATGRTAIWSEALRLSSQRPITGYGLNSGPVLLTDFSQHTHNMLLHPLLSGGILAGGLMAVIVLFNLLVSLRSPHPLIRSVTAFLLVSGLFEDTVLGTFPGPPTILWLVVTLYPAINWTLGPLVSPSLREGREGTSGEGSL; encoded by the coding sequence GTGAACGATCTGCACATCCCCGCCACCGACGTCGCCCCGTCATCGCCGCTGCCCCACCGACGGTTGCGGTCACTGCCTAGCGTGTGGAGTCGCACGCAGCTGTTGCCCGCGCTGTCGGCCCTAACCCTGGTGTTGGCGGCCTGTTGCAATCTGATCGATGTCAGCGGCAGCGGGCTGGAACAGGTCCAGTTGTCCGGCCATGTGATGATCAAGTTAGGGATCTCTGCTTTGGTCGCCGCCCTGGCCGTGTGGTCGCTGTTGGCGGTGCCCCGCGTCGGCCAAATTCTGACGACGCCGGCCGGCCTGCTGTTGCTGGCCTTGGCCGCTGTGTTGATGGCCACCTCGGCGGTGGCCATCGGCGAAGTTGCCAATGTGTCGCGGTTTGCGGCTCTGAATTTTTTGCTCAGCCTGTGTTTCGTGACGGCATGTCTGGTTTGCTGGGGAGCGGATCGCCTGGCTGGGTATGTGTTGGTGGGCTGCGTGGCCTTTCTGTTGGGCAGTTGGTTGGTGTACTGGCTGGTGCCCTCGGTGGGCGTGTATGTGGAACATCTGAACCCAGACACCGCGTTTCGCCGCATGGCTGGACTGGCGCATCCCAATGGTCTGGGCCGCCTGGCGATGTTGTCGGTGATTCTGTCGCTGGCTCTGGTACGTCGTGGGCATTGTCATCGCCGGTGGCTGTTGTTGATCGTGGCGTTGGGCTTGGCGACGGCCGCGATGGCCTTTAGCCGTACGGCGATCTTGGCGGGCGCCGCCGGATTGTTGGTGTTGTTTCTCGACCGCCTGCCCACCCGGCGGGGCGTGCTGATGGGCCTGGCGGCGATGGTGATCGGCCTGACCGGATGGTTGGCCGTCGAACTGACCACCGGCAGCGACGTACTGGGCCGGTTGTTGGTGGCCACGGGGACCAAAACCGGGCATCTGGATGAATTGACCAGCGCCACGGGCCGCACGGCGATTTGGAGCGAAGCGTTGCGGCTCAGCAGCCAGCGACCGATCACCGGTTACGGTTTGAACAGCGGCCCGGTGCTGCTGACCGATTTCTCGCAGCACACCCACAATATGCTCCTGCATCCGCTGCTCAGCGGCGGCATTTTGGCGGGTGGATTGATGGCCGTCATCGTGCTGTTCAATCTGCTGGTCAGTCTGCGTTCGCCGCATCCGCTGATCCGCTCGGTGACCGCTTTTTTGCTGGTCTCTGGATTGTTCGAAGACACGGTCTTGGGCACTTTTCCCGGCCCCCCCACGATCCTGTGGTTGGTCGTGACGTTGTACCCGGCAATTAATTGGACCTTGGGGCCTCTTGTTTCACCCTCCCTCCGGGAGGGTCGCGAGGGGACGAGCGGGGAGGGTTCGCTGTAA
- a CDS encoding S1C family serine protease: protein MIPHDEFSAEPLSPHDPSDGPRNESQNPSTAIGGPSDESGQFVLLEPLSGTDQPPRLGSPPQETREPLVTSPRRTQASGALSQSVLFLLTVALLFAAARFMVPTVVEEVRYAWHRGELRAEYETSGEGLKNASLDSISQAYEMVTQRVGPSVVHIDVQRDLTPQQVDLANFLQERGGFAPEDSADQGSGVIVDTEGYVLTNEHVIAGGTSIQVGLSDGRRVPATVVGVDPLTDLAVLKINADRLIPIAFGESDKTRVGSPVWAVGSPFGLDRTVTFGILSGKHRVVKASTRYQDFMQSDVAVNPGNSGGPLVDARGQLIGINTAIVGDTYRGVSFSIPSNVAKRVYERLRETGRVERGWLGVALSEVPDELHIGENARVRGAYVTGLADSDSPAARAGILAGDIIVQIDQTVLTDMGHLMRKVGDVRVGEAVKLQVRRDGVLKTLVVAIGTRPEDLAMR, encoded by the coding sequence ATGATCCCGCATGACGAATTTTCTGCTGAACCGCTGAGCCCCCACGATCCGTCTGACGGTCCCCGCAACGAGTCCCAAAATCCGAGTACCGCGATCGGAGGTCCCAGCGACGAGTCGGGGCAGTTCGTATTGTTGGAGCCCCTGTCGGGCACCGACCAGCCGCCCCGCCTGGGCTCACCCCCCCAAGAGACCCGTGAACCCCTGGTTACCTCGCCGCGGCGTACGCAGGCCAGCGGGGCGCTCAGCCAGAGCGTATTGTTTTTGTTGACGGTCGCTTTGCTGTTTGCCGCCGCTCGGTTCATGGTCCCCACGGTCGTTGAAGAGGTGCGTTACGCTTGGCATCGAGGCGAACTGCGAGCGGAGTACGAAACCAGCGGTGAGGGGCTGAAAAACGCTTCCCTCGATTCGATTTCGCAGGCCTATGAAATGGTCACCCAACGCGTCGGCCCCAGCGTGGTCCACATCGACGTGCAACGCGACCTCACCCCTCAGCAAGTCGATCTGGCTAACTTTCTGCAAGAACGCGGCGGCTTTGCGCCCGAGGACAGCGCCGACCAGGGCAGCGGCGTGATCGTCGACACCGAAGGCTACGTGCTGACCAATGAACACGTGATCGCCGGTGGGACCAGTATTCAGGTCGGTTTGAGCGACGGGCGACGGGTGCCGGCCACGGTGGTCGGCGTCGATCCGCTGACGGATTTGGCCGTGCTGAAAATCAATGCCGATCGGTTGATCCCGATCGCCTTCGGCGAAAGCGACAAGACTCGCGTGGGATCGCCGGTGTGGGCGGTGGGTAGTCCTTTCGGGCTGGACCGCACGGTCACCTTTGGCATCCTCAGCGGGAAGCATCGCGTGGTCAAAGCCAGCACACGGTATCAAGATTTCATGCAAAGCGACGTGGCCGTCAATCCCGGCAACAGCGGCGGCCCACTGGTCGACGCACGCGGTCAATTAATTGGTATCAATACGGCCATCGTCGGCGATACCTACCGTGGCGTTAGCTTTTCAATTCCCAGCAACGTGGCCAAACGCGTCTACGAACGGCTCCGCGAAACCGGCCGGGTCGAGCGCGGCTGGCTGGGCGTGGCGCTTTCGGAGGTGCCCGACGAACTGCACATTGGCGAAAACGCTCGAGTCCGTGGGGCGTATGTCACGGGGCTAGCGGATTCGGATTCGCCTGCTGCTCGAGCGGGTATCTTGGCGGGCGACATCATCGTCCAGATCGACCAGACCGTGCTTACCGACATGGGACATCTGATGCGCAAAGTCGGCGACGTTCGGGTTGGCGAAGCCGTGAAGTTGCAGGTGCGACGCGACGGCGTGCTGAAAACGCTGGTTGTAGCGATTGGAACGCGGCCCGAAGATTTGGCGATGCGTTGA
- a CDS encoding glucuronate isomerase codes for MSDKLRQTIYQALTDICLIDPHTHINPHSPASNTLADLLGYHYYTELAHSSGMPREQIEEPGLSPRDKVGRLVAGLGPLENTIQYSWLIDICRRFFGFEGARLTVDNWEAVYDAAEQKMQFAEWPDTVLQQSNVEAVFLTNDFDDDLAGFDSGKYIPCLRTDDLVFHLDKREVRDRLTACSGIEVTDLSSLRAALEQRFEHFVGRGARACAISLPPGFTPHPVADGRAATALDAVLQDGMSAHDAQRDALARRVFWTLAELCDHHGLPFDLMIGVNRGVYPSGVFQGQDLYDSRVSLIQYQQLFNAFPQVKFPISVLASVTNQELVSYAWIFPNVITNGHWWYSNTPSFIERDAAARLEAVPQTKQIGYYSDAYKLEFVAPKFDMYRRILAKVLSESFVIDRGWSEEDAIELGRKVLRGNVESIFPERTPAATDTLETIDDDALNVEDEAADAPDSGAADAGPAGLAAAAVLAPALGDVSGVFMEQAPAAEEPSTEEISNEETPLAEESPAAEESPAAEETPLAEETPLAEETPLAEETPLAEESPAAEASPAEEPLADEPQIVFDEQLELADEQDDAGLWGGSEPPAETDEEAEGFPTAELDDLPTVVEEPAASQPESQPLFDADLEANDEQDDAALWGLTGEAKGDDQDDSLTLMEDLPTIAEEPAAASPSIETPAEEPAVAFDQELEDADEQDDALLWSDDDAGELTLEPPPADPPETPLPTLEEYQPLSDSGTSLLDGPEESGMADGEESSERKDD; via the coding sequence ATGTCCGACAAACTCCGCCAAACGATCTATCAAGCCCTCACCGACATCTGCTTGATCGACCCCCATACGCACATCAATCCCCACTCGCCGGCATCCAACACGCTGGCGGACCTGTTGGGTTATCACTACTACACCGAATTGGCCCATTCATCGGGGATGCCGCGTGAGCAGATCGAAGAACCCGGCCTGTCGCCGCGGGACAAGGTCGGCCGCCTGGTAGCCGGCTTGGGACCGCTGGAAAACACGATCCAGTACAGCTGGCTGATCGATATCTGCCGTCGCTTCTTCGGCTTTGAAGGCGCGCGGCTGACGGTCGACAACTGGGAAGCGGTTTACGATGCGGCCGAACAGAAGATGCAGTTCGCCGAATGGCCTGACACCGTGTTGCAGCAGAGCAACGTCGAAGCGGTGTTTCTGACCAACGATTTTGATGACGACTTGGCAGGTTTTGACAGCGGCAAATACATCCCCTGCCTGCGGACCGACGACCTGGTGTTTCATTTGGACAAACGCGAAGTCCGCGACCGGCTGACCGCCTGCAGTGGCATCGAGGTCACGGACCTGAGCAGCTTGCGGGCCGCGTTGGAACAACGCTTTGAGCACTTTGTCGGTCGCGGCGCCCGAGCCTGCGCGATCTCGCTGCCCCCCGGCTTTACGCCTCACCCGGTGGCGGACGGACGCGCCGCCACGGCGCTCGACGCCGTGCTGCAAGACGGCATGTCGGCCCACGACGCCCAACGCGATGCCCTCGCTCGACGCGTGTTCTGGACGCTGGCCGAATTGTGTGACCACCACGGCCTGCCGTTCGACCTGATGATCGGCGTCAACCGCGGCGTGTACCCCAGCGGCGTGTTCCAAGGCCAAGACCTGTACGACAGCCGCGTCTCGCTGATCCAGTACCAACAACTGTTTAATGCCTTTCCCCAGGTCAAATTCCCGATCTCGGTGCTGGCCAGCGTGACCAACCAAGAACTGGTCAGTTACGCATGGATCTTTCCCAATGTGATCACCAACGGCCACTGGTGGTACAGCAACACGCCCAGCTTTATCGAACGCGATGCCGCCGCTCGCCTGGAAGCCGTCCCCCAAACCAAACAGATCGGCTACTACAGCGACGCCTACAAATTGGAATTCGTGGCGCCGAAGTTCGACATGTATCGCCGCATCTTGGCCAAAGTTCTCTCGGAATCGTTCGTCATCGATCGCGGCTGGTCGGAAGAAGACGCCATCGAACTGGGACGCAAGGTGCTTCGCGGCAACGTCGAATCGATCTTCCCCGAACGCACCCCCGCGGCCACCGACACGCTCGAAACCATCGACGATGATGCTTTGAATGTCGAAGACGAAGCAGCGGACGCTCCGGACAGCGGCGCCGCCGATGCCGGTCCCGCGGGGCTCGCCGCCGCCGCCGTGTTGGCCCCAGCCTTGGGCGACGTCTCCGGCGTGTTTATGGAACAAGCCCCCGCGGCCGAGGAACCTTCCACGGAGGAAATTTCCAACGAGGAAACTCCGCTTGCCGAAGAATCACCGGCCGCCGAAGAATCACCGGCCGCCGAAGAAACTCCGCTCGCCGAGGAAACTCCACTCGCCGAGGAAACTCCACTCGCTGAAGAAACCCCGCTCGCTGAAGAATCGCCTGCTGCTGAAGCATCGCCGGCTGAAGAACCGCTCGCCGACGAACCGCAGATCGTGTTTGACGAGCAACTGGAGCTTGCCGATGAACAGGACGATGCCGGGCTATGGGGCGGCAGCGAGCCGCCGGCCGAGACCGACGAGGAGGCGGAAGGATTTCCTACCGCCGAATTAGATGACCTGCCCACCGTGGTCGAAGAACCGGCCGCATCGCAACCCGAGTCGCAGCCGCTGTTCGATGCCGATTTGGAAGCCAATGACGAACAAGACGACGCCGCGTTGTGGGGACTAACCGGCGAGGCCAAAGGCGACGACCAGGACGACTCGCTGACGCTGATGGAAGACCTACCGACCATCGCCGAAGAACCGGCGGCGGCTTCACCCTCCATCGAAACGCCTGCCGAAGAGCCGGCGGTGGCTTTTGACCAAGAGCTGGAAGACGCCGACGAACAGGACGACGCCTTGCTGTGGTCGGACGACGATGCCGGGGAACTGACGCTGGAACCGCCACCGGCCGATCCGCCCGAAACGCCCTTGCCGACGCTGGAAGAGTACCAACCTTTAAGCGATTCGGGGACGTCGCTATTGGACGGCCCGGAAGAGAGTGGTATGGCAGACGGCGAGGAGTCGTCAGAGCGTAAGGATGATTAA
- a CDS encoding ribonuclease R family protein gives MEVSSELAERVLHLIHSPQYRPGKAKQIAAELKLEPDEAKELKRVLKWLASQGQIAYGSNHIVISPALARGNPDIVRGNFRPAVGGFGFVRPNTGGTESEPAEDVFVPPGETLGAMDGDLVELRIRGRSDRRGNGVEGTVLKILERGRRQFTGSYRREDGQSWVYLDGVHFDAPVAVGDVRGLPLENDDKVVVEMVEYPDAQGSGGEAVIMEVLGSSKNPAIDTITIMRQYGLPDDFPEEVIGAAREQADQFDDEAVPAERRDLTELLTLTIDPHDARDFDDAISLQYQDGRWTLWVHIADVSTFVPKGGPIDQEAKRRATSVYLPDRVIPMIPEIISNHLASLQPDRMRLTKTVEIEMLDDGTITSTEVYNAAIRSDKRLNYEQVDQFLANPDRFRDDWGENICQLLSHMHSLAMMLRRRRIRGGSLTMDMPDIELELDKSGKVKGAHLVVNTESHQIIEEFMLAGNQAVATWLDDLELNFLHRIHPPPERRKLRQLGQFVKDIGIQVDSLESRFEIQKALDAVAGGPLEQAVNFAVLRAMNKAVYGPHRDGHYALDMEHYCHFTSPIRRYPDLMVHRLVQNVIDKLPTPDDPFPMLLRDGHHCSDQERNAERAERELILLKLLHHLKKHLGEQMEAVISRVYPDGLYARCLKLPIEGFIPISALPKDRYRYERRGQMIEGARAFNRFRLGDRLTIRIEKVDTRERELFLGVVKNHTAHSEGQPQAPRKPGKARAKGPVKGTKNRNSKKNKAKRKRR, from the coding sequence ATGGAAGTATCATCTGAACTAGCGGAACGCGTCTTACATCTCATTCACTCGCCGCAATATCGGCCGGGCAAAGCGAAACAAATCGCAGCCGAGCTGAAGTTGGAACCGGACGAGGCGAAGGAATTAAAGCGGGTCCTAAAATGGTTGGCTTCCCAAGGGCAAATCGCCTATGGGTCGAACCACATCGTGATCAGCCCCGCGTTGGCTCGCGGCAACCCGGACATCGTCCGCGGCAACTTTCGCCCAGCGGTCGGCGGGTTCGGGTTTGTCCGTCCCAATACGGGCGGCACCGAGAGCGAGCCGGCCGAAGACGTGTTTGTACCGCCGGGTGAGACCCTGGGGGCGATGGACGGCGACCTGGTCGAGCTGCGGATTCGCGGTCGCAGCGATCGGCGGGGCAACGGCGTGGAAGGCACGGTGCTGAAGATTCTCGAACGGGGTCGCCGCCAATTTACCGGCAGCTACCGCCGCGAAGACGGACAGTCCTGGGTGTATCTTGACGGCGTGCACTTCGATGCCCCGGTGGCGGTCGGCGACGTCCGCGGCCTGCCGCTGGAAAACGACGACAAGGTGGTCGTCGAAATGGTCGAGTACCCCGACGCGCAGGGCAGCGGCGGCGAAGCGGTGATCATGGAAGTGCTGGGCAGCAGCAAGAACCCGGCCATCGATACGATCACGATCATGCGGCAATACGGGTTGCCGGATGACTTTCCCGAAGAAGTCATCGGCGCCGCGCGCGAGCAAGCCGACCAATTCGACGACGAAGCCGTGCCGGCCGAGCGCCGCGACTTGACCGAGTTGCTGACGTTGACCATTGACCCGCACGACGCCCGCGACTTTGACGATGCGATCTCGCTGCAATACCAAGACGGACGCTGGACGCTATGGGTGCACATCGCCGATGTCTCCACGTTTGTTCCCAAGGGCGGCCCAATCGACCAGGAAGCCAAGCGGCGAGCGACCAGTGTGTACCTGCCCGATCGCGTGATTCCGATGATCCCCGAAATCATCAGCAACCACTTGGCCAGCCTGCAACCGGATCGCATGCGGCTGACCAAAACCGTCGAAATCGAAATGCTCGATGACGGCACGATCACCAGCACTGAAGTCTACAACGCCGCGATTCGCAGCGACAAACGCCTGAACTACGAACAAGTCGACCAATTCCTGGCCAACCCGGATCGGTTCCGCGACGACTGGGGCGAGAACATCTGTCAGTTGCTGTCCCACATGCATTCGCTGGCCATGATGCTCCGCCGCCGCCGCATCCGCGGAGGTTCGCTGACCATGGACATGCCCGACATCGAGCTGGAACTGGATAAGTCCGGCAAGGTCAAAGGAGCGCATCTGGTGGTCAATACCGAGAGCCATCAGATCATCGAAGAGTTCATGTTGGCGGGCAACCAAGCGGTGGCCACTTGGCTGGACGACCTGGAATTGAACTTCCTGCACCGCATCCATCCGCCGCCGGAACGACGCAAGCTGCGTCAGTTGGGCCAATTCGTCAAAGACATCGGCATCCAAGTCGACTCGCTGGAAAGTCGCTTTGAGATCCAAAAAGCGCTCGACGCGGTAGCCGGTGGCCCGCTTGAGCAGGCCGTTAATTTCGCCGTCTTGCGAGCCATGAACAAAGCCGTCTATGGGCCTCATCGCGACGGCCATTACGCGCTCGACATGGAACACTACTGCCATTTCACCAGCCCCATTCGCCGCTACCCGGATTTAATGGTCCACCGCTTGGTGCAGAACGTGATCGACAAACTGCCCACCCCGGACGATCCCTTTCCGATGCTGCTCCGCGATGGTCATCACTGCAGCGACCAGGAACGCAATGCCGAACGGGCCGAACGCGAATTGATTCTGCTGAAACTGCTGCACCATCTGAAGAAACACCTCGGCGAACAGATGGAGGCGGTCATCAGTCGGGTCTATCCCGATGGCCTGTATGCCCGCTGCCTCAAATTACCGATCGAGGGGTTCATCCCGATCAGTGCCCTGCCCAAGGACCGCTACCGTTATGAACGCCGCGGGCAGATGATCGAGGGCGCCCGGGCCTTTAACCGGTTCCGGTTGGGCGATCGGCTGACGATCCGCATCGAGAAAGTCGACACCCGCGAGCGGGAGCTGTTCCTGGGCGTGGTCAAGAACCACACCGCCCACAGTGAAGGCCAACCGCAGGCCCCCAGAAAACCGGGTAAGGCGCGTGCTAAAGGGCCCGTAAAAGGCACCAAAAATCGCAACAGCAAAAAAAACAAGGCCAAGCGGAAACGCCGCTAG
- a CDS encoding Hpt domain-containing protein, with amino-acid sequence MSPQQLAELSVLDRAELQERMLGNDALADRLLSKFLTTAPSECDDLESSIRLGDRQAVASLAHRHKGTARTLATHRVAAQAEQIETQASTDSVSDLLEMLDQMRRLHDEVRDAVELTSNVAEPQQGANLK; translated from the coding sequence ATGTCTCCCCAACAGTTAGCCGAATTGTCCGTATTGGACCGCGCTGAACTTCAAGAACGCATGCTGGGCAATGATGCTCTGGCCGATCGACTGTTGAGCAAATTTCTGACGACCGCGCCCAGCGAATGTGATGACCTGGAGTCGTCGATCCGTTTGGGCGATCGCCAAGCGGTGGCTTCCTTAGCCCACCGGCACAAAGGTACGGCCCGCACCTTGGCGACCCATCGCGTGGCGGCCCAGGCCGAACAAATTGAAACCCAAGCTTCCACCGATTCGGTCAGTGATTTGCTTGAGATGCTAGACCAGATGAGACGACTACATGATGAAGTACGTGACGCCGTCGAGCTGACGAGTAACGTTGCCGAACCGCAACAAGGGGCAAACCTGAAATGA
- a CDS encoding HD domain-containing phosphohydrolase, translating into MNHRAKTLRILVVDDDPIAAETLSHAMSQFGYSSEIAHDGVEALKHVRTGQFGIVISDIEMPRMNGIDLCREIRQRNACGYTYVVLLTGRSDTSSIVEGLDAGADDYIAKPFHPAELQMRIRAGERLLLQQSRELMIFAMAKLADSRDNETGSHLERIREYCRLLCEELSTWPQYQEIIDGIYIQSIYETSPLHDIGKVAIPDRVLLKPGRLTPEEFAIMTQHAQIGGDTLRAVADEYPEAVFLKMAYEIAMSHHERWDGTGYPRGLAGEAIPLSGRIVAVADVYDALTSQRVYKPAYSHEKAVQIIRDSSGSHFDPDLVKAFLKLEGEFRNIKRFLNDDAHVSPNPPTPYNPSPAMV; encoded by the coding sequence ATGAACCATCGCGCAAAAACCCTTCGTATCCTGGTCGTCGACGACGATCCCATCGCCGCCGAGACGCTCTCGCACGCCATGTCGCAGTTCGGCTACAGCAGCGAGATCGCTCACGATGGCGTCGAGGCGCTCAAACACGTCCGCACGGGCCAATTTGGGATCGTGATTTCCGATATCGAAATGCCACGCATGAATGGCATCGATCTATGTCGCGAAATCCGCCAGCGGAACGCCTGTGGCTACACCTACGTGGTGCTGTTAACCGGCCGCAGCGATACCAGCAGTATCGTCGAAGGTCTCGATGCCGGTGCGGATGACTACATCGCCAAACCCTTCCACCCCGCCGAATTGCAAATGCGGATCCGAGCGGGCGAGCGACTGCTGTTGCAGCAGAGCCGCGAGCTGATGATTTTTGCGATGGCCAAGTTGGCCGATAGCCGCGACAACGAAACCGGCAGCCACCTAGAACGCATCCGCGAATACTGCCGCCTGTTGTGCGAAGAGCTGTCGACCTGGCCTCAGTACCAGGAGATCATCGATGGGATCTATATCCAGTCCATCTACGAAACCAGCCCGCTGCATGATATTGGCAAAGTCGCCATCCCCGACCGCGTGCTGCTGAAACCCGGACGCTTGACGCCCGAGGAGTTCGCCATCATGACCCAGCATGCGCAGATCGGCGGCGACACCTTGCGAGCAGTTGCCGACGAGTATCCCGAAGCGGTGTTTCTGAAGATGGCCTATGAAATCGCGATGAGCCACCACGAACGCTGGGATGGCACCGGCTACCCGCGCGGGTTGGCCGGCGAGGCCATTCCGCTGTCGGGCCGCATCGTGGCGGTGGCTGATGTGTACGACGCTTTGACCAGCCAACGCGTTTACAAACCCGCCTACAGCCATGAAAAAGCCGTGCAGATCATTCGCGACAGCTCGGGTTCGCACTTCGATCCCGACCTGGTAAAGGCTTTCCTCAAACTGGAAGGCGAATTCCGAAACATCAAGCGGTTTCTCAACGACGACGCCCACGTGTCGCCTAATCCCCCCACGCCCTACAACCCGTCCCCGGCGATGGTATAA